A genomic window from Salvia splendens isolate huo1 chromosome 11, SspV2, whole genome shotgun sequence includes:
- the LOC121754866 gene encoding rhamnogalacturonate lyase-like, translating into MSNAKLQLHIRERHVVMDNGIIRVTLSKPDGIVTAIKFNHIDNLLETANDESSRGYWDFVWSQRGSTGTTGTFDRIQAKKFEVVVESEEQIELSFSRKWDTSLQGKLPPLNIDKRFVLLRGSSGLYSYAVYERLEGWPGFNLDETRIAFKLRKDKFRYMAMADNRQRYMPLPDDRLPGRGQPLDYPEAVLLVDPIEPQFKGEVDDKYEYSGENEEVKVHGWISMDDGVGFWQIMPSNEFRTGGSTKQDLTSHVGPTTLAMFVSAHYGGEDLVVKFGEGEAWKKVFGPVFIYLNSTKSQGEGEEEDPLSLWEDAKQQALEQIESWPYNFPASEDFPKSAQRGNVSGTLLIKDRYMSDDYVVGNGAYIGLAPPGEVGSWQTEGKGYQFWSRADEEGHFSINNIIIGEYSLYAWIPGFIGDFKHDHNIIITSGCNIDMGKIVHEPTRNGPTLWEIGIPDRTAQQFYVPDPNPKYINKLYVNHHDRFRQYGLWERYGELYPSSDLVYTIGENNYTTDWFFAHVTRKYLNSYKATTWQIKFKLEAVEPNGKYYLRLSLASAAQAELQVRINNPDQNPALFTTGLIGKNNVIARHGIHGLYWLFKVEISANLFIQGINTIYLTQANATGPFQGIMYDYIRLESPKY; encoded by the exons ATGTCAAATGCAAAACTCCAGTTGCATATTCGAGAACGCCAT GTCGTGATGGATAATGGCATCATTAGAGTCACACTATCAAAACCAGATGGCATTGTGACTGCAATTAAATTCAATCACATTGACAATCTGTTAGAAACAGCCAATGATGAATCCAGCAGAGG GTATTGGGACTTTGTTTGGAGTCAACGAGGAAGCACTGGAACTACAGGGACATTTGATAG AATTCAAGCAAAAAAATTTGAAGTTGTTGTGGAATCAGAGGAGCAAATAGAGTTATCATTCTCAAGAAAATGGGATACATCCCTTCAGGGAAAGCTACCGCCATTAAACATAGACAAAag GTTTGTACTGCTTCGTGGCTCTTCAGGGCTGTATTCGTACGCGGTGTACGAACGGTTGGAGGGTTGGCCCGGTTTCAACCTTGACGAGACAAGAATCGCATTCAAGCTGAGGAAAGACAA GTTTAGGTATATGGCGATGGCAGACAATAGGCAGAGATACATGCCGTTGCCGGATGACAGGCTACCGGGAAGAGGACAGCCGTTGGACTATCCCGAAGCGGTACTACTTGTCGACCCGATCGAGCCTCAGTTCAAAGGAGAG GTGGACGACAAGTATGAGTACTCGGGGGAGAACGAAGAAGTGAAGGTCCATGGGTGGATTAGCATGGATGATGGTGTGGGTTTTTGGCAAATAATGCCTAGCAATGAATTCAGAACAGGAGGCTCTACAAAGCAAGACCTCACCTCTCATGTTGGTCCCACCACTCTTGCT ATGTTTGTTAGTGCACACTATGGGGGTGAAGATTTAGTGGTAAAATTTGGAGAAGGAGAGGCATGGAAGAAAGTTTTTGGTCCAGTTTTCATTTATCTTAATTCTACAAAATCACAAGGtgaaggagaagaagaggacCCTCTTTCTCTTTGGGAAGATGCCAAACAACAG GCATTGGAACAAATTGAGAGTTGGCCTTACAATTTCCCAGCGTCGGAGGACTTCCCAAAATCAGCGCAAAGGGGTAATGTTAGCGGCACATTGCTAATTAAAGACAG GTACATGAGTGATGATTATGTGGTGGGAAATGGTGCTTACATTGGGTTGGCTCCACCAGGAGAAGTTGGGTCATGGCAAACAGAAGGCAAG GGTTATCAATTTTGGAGTAGAGCAGATGAAGAAGGTCATTTTAGCATCAACAACATCATAATTGGAGAGTATAGTCTGTATGCATGGATACCAGGATTCATTGGAGATTTTAAGCATGATCACAACATTATCATAACCTCAG GATGCAACATTGATATGGGCAAAATAGTGCACGAACCAACAAGGAATGGACCAACCCTATGGGAAATTGGCATCCCGGATCGAACTGCTCAACAGTTTTACGTTCCCGACCCTAATCCCAAATACATCAACAAACTTTATGTTAATCATCATGATag GTTCAGACAATATGGATTATGGGAGAGGTATGGGGAATTATATCCCAGTAGCGATTTAGTCTACACAATTGGTGAGAACAATTACACAACGGATTGGTTCTTCGCCCACGTCACCAG AAAATACTTGAATTCATATAAAGCAACAACATGGCAAATCAAGTTCAAACTTGAAGCCGTCGAACCAAATGGAAAATACTACTTGAGATTGTCACTTGCATCTGCAGCTCAAGCTGAATTACAG GTACGAATAAATAATCCCGACCAAAATCCAGCATTATTTACGACTGGATTAATAGGGAAGAACAACGTAATTGCAAGACATGGAATCCATGGCCTTTATTGGCTATTTAAGGTGGAAATATCAgccaatttatttattcaagGAATTAACACTATTTATTTGACCCAAGCAAATGCGACTGGTCCATTTCAAGGTATAATGTATGATTACATACGTCTTGAAAGTCCCAAATACTGA
- the LOC121755724 gene encoding MADS-box transcription factor 23-like isoform X1 → MGRGKIVIRRIDDMTSRQVTFSKRRNGLLKKAKELAILCDAEVALIIFSSTGKLYDFGSTASMKSVIERYNKAKEEPHQLLNSISEVKYWQSEVNMLRQQLQKLQENHRLLLGEGLNDLNVKDLQNLENQLEMSLRAVRMRKDHILIDQIEELNQKANLVHQEKSDLQKKVTAIRQENMDLYKKVYGTRDATGADTNSFMTEGLCIRDDPDARICLQLCQPQQTNHEATKSE, encoded by the exons ATGGGGAGAGGGAAGATAGTGATAAGGAGGATCGACGATATGACGAGCAGGCAGGTGACGTTTTCGAAGAGGAGGAATGGATTGCTGAAGAAGGCGAAGGAGCTCGCGATTCTGTGCGATGCGGAGGTCGCGCTCATCATCTTCTCCAGCACCGGGAAACTGTACGATTTCGGAAGCACAGCCAG TATGAAGTCGGTGATTGAAAGGTATAACAAAGCAAAAGAGGAACCTCACCAGTTGTTGAATTCAATTTCTGAAGTCAAG TATTGGCAAAGTGAAGTTAATATGCTGAGGCAACAATTACAGAAGTTACAAGAAAACCACCG GCTGTTACTTGGTGAAGGGCTTAATGATTTAAATGTCAAGGACCTACAGAACTTAGAAAACCAGCTGGAGATGAGTCTACGGGCTGTCCGAATGAGGAAG GACCATATCTTaatagatcagatagaagagcTGAATCAGAAG GCGAACCTGGTCCACCAAGAAAAATCAGACTTGCAGAAGAAGGTAACAGCAATTCGCCAAGAAAACATGGATTTGTATAAGAAG GTGTATGGAACAAGAGATGCAACTGGTGCAGACACTAATTCATTCATGACTGAAGGATTATGCATCAGAGATGACCCAGATGCACGTATATGCCTCCAGCTTTGCCAGCCACAACAAACAAATCATGAGGCTACAAAGTCAGAGTAA
- the LOC121755724 gene encoding agamous-like MADS-box protein AGL21 isoform X2: MNLRICKEHHYNLQFLIFMLILCSMKSVIERYNKAKEEPHQLLNSISEVKYWQSEVNMLRQQLQKLQENHRLLLGEGLNDLNVKDLQNLENQLEMSLRAVRMRKDHILIDQIEELNQKANLVHQEKSDLQKKVTAIRQENMDLYKKVYGTRDATGADTNSFMTEGLCIRDDPDARICLQLCQPQQTNHEATKSE; the protein is encoded by the exons ATGAATCTTAGAATATGCAAG GAACACCATTATAACTTGCAATTTCTGATATTTATGCTGATTTTATGCAGTATGAAGTCGGTGATTGAAAGGTATAACAAAGCAAAAGAGGAACCTCACCAGTTGTTGAATTCAATTTCTGAAGTCAAG TATTGGCAAAGTGAAGTTAATATGCTGAGGCAACAATTACAGAAGTTACAAGAAAACCACCG GCTGTTACTTGGTGAAGGGCTTAATGATTTAAATGTCAAGGACCTACAGAACTTAGAAAACCAGCTGGAGATGAGTCTACGGGCTGTCCGAATGAGGAAG GACCATATCTTaatagatcagatagaagagcTGAATCAGAAG GCGAACCTGGTCCACCAAGAAAAATCAGACTTGCAGAAGAAGGTAACAGCAATTCGCCAAGAAAACATGGATTTGTATAAGAAG GTGTATGGAACAAGAGATGCAACTGGTGCAGACACTAATTCATTCATGACTGAAGGATTATGCATCAGAGATGACCCAGATGCACGTATATGCCTCCAGCTTTGCCAGCCACAACAAACAAATCATGAGGCTACAAAGTCAGAGTAA